A genomic region of Miscanthus floridulus cultivar M001 chromosome 3, ASM1932011v1, whole genome shotgun sequence contains the following coding sequences:
- the LOC136541744 gene encoding uncharacterized protein isoform X3 — MSLACGLPLLECVYCLACARWAWKRCLHSGEVDSATWGLASAADFEPVPRMCRLVMANYEPDLSPSAPLLFAPPGGGYGIDLTCVLRRRTYADTRGRVTPYLLYLDHAHADIVLALRGLNLAKESDYALLLDNRLGKRRFDGGYVHNGLLRAAAWVLDAECDILKELLERYPDYTLTFTGHSLGAGIAAILTMVVVLNLDKLGNVDRTRTRCYAMAPARCMSLNLAVRYADVINSVVLQDDFLPRTATPLEDIFKSILCLPCLLGLRCLRDTCIPEDAMLKDPRRLYAPGRIYHIVERRICRCGRYPPVVKTAVPVDGRFEHIVLSCNATVDHAIIWIEREAQKALDVSAPVVERYILGKGPARTGTET, encoded by the exons ATGTCGCTGGCCTGCGGCCTGCCGCTGCTCGAGTGCGTCTACTGCCTCGCCTGCGCGCGCTGGGCATGGAAGCGCTGCCTCCACAGCGGCGAGGTCGACAGCGCCACCTGGGGCCTCGCCTCCGCCGCCGACTTCGAGCCCGTGCCGCGCATGTGCCGCCTCGTCATGGCCAACTACGAGCCCGACCTCTCCCCCTCCGCGCCGCTCCTCTTCGCGCCGCCCGGCGGCGGCTACGGCATCGACCTGACCTGCGTCCTCCGCCGCCGGACCTACGCCGACACCCGCGGCCGCGTCACGCCCTACCTCCTCTACCTCGACCACGCCCACGCCGACATCGTCCTCGCGCTCCGCGGGCTCAACCTCGCCAAGGAGTCCGACTACGCGCTCCTCCTTGACAACCGCCTCGGCAAGCGCCGCTTCGACGGCGGCTACGTCCACAACGGCCTCCTCAGGGCCGCCGCCTGGGTGCTCGACGCCGAGTGCGACATCCTGAAGGAACTCCTCGAGAGGTACCCCGACTACACGCTCACCTTCACGGGTCATTCGCTGGGCGCCGGCATCGCAGCCATTCTCACCATGGTCGTCGTGCTCAACCTCGACAAGCTTGGCAACGTCGACAGGACCCGCACGCGCTGCTATGCCATGGCGCCGGCCAGGTGCATGTCACTCAATCTCGCCGTCAGATACGCCGACGTTATCAACTCGGTCGTCCTTCAG GACGACTTCTTGCCCCGGACGGCTACTCCTCTTGAAGACATTTTCAAGTCAATCCTCTG CTTGCCATGCCTCCTAGGTTTGAGATGTTTGAGAGATACATGTATACCCGAAGACGCTATGCTAAAGGATCCAAGAAGGCTTTATGCACCAGGCCGGATTTATCACATAGTGGAAAGAAGAATATGCAG GTGCGGAAGATATCCACCTGTAGTCAAAACAGCTGTGCCGGTGGATGGTAGATTTGAGCACATAGTTCTTTCCTGCAACGCCACAGTGGACCATGCCATTATTTGGATTGAGAGGGAGGCCCAGAAGGCTTTGGAT GTGTCGGCCCCCGTTGTGGAGCGATATATATTGGGGAAAGGTCCCGCAAGGACCGGAACTGAGACCTAA
- the LOC136541744 gene encoding uncharacterized protein isoform X1, producing the protein MSLACGLPLLECVYCLACARWAWKRCLHSGEVDSATWGLASAADFEPVPRMCRLVMANYEPDLSPSAPLLFAPPGGGYGIDLTCVLRRRTYADTRGRVTPYLLYLDHAHADIVLALRGLNLAKESDYALLLDNRLGKRRFDGGYVHNGLLRAAAWVLDAECDILKELLERYPDYTLTFTGHSLGAGIAAILTMVVVLNLDKLGNVDRTRTRCYAMAPARCMSLNLAVRYADVINSVVLQDDFLPRTATPLEDIFKSILCLPCLLGLRCLRDTCIPEDAMLKDPRRLYAPGRIYHIVERRICRCGRYPPVVKTAVPVDGRFEHIVLSCNATVDHAIIWIEREAQKALDLMLEEEDTLAVPSEQRMERNETLQKEHVEEHRAALRRAVTLSVPDARSPSPYGTFDDVGQHHHQPERSESFPPAGPRQRMSWNDLIERVFDKDEDGQIVLRSSVLL; encoded by the exons ATGTCGCTGGCCTGCGGCCTGCCGCTGCTCGAGTGCGTCTACTGCCTCGCCTGCGCGCGCTGGGCATGGAAGCGCTGCCTCCACAGCGGCGAGGTCGACAGCGCCACCTGGGGCCTCGCCTCCGCCGCCGACTTCGAGCCCGTGCCGCGCATGTGCCGCCTCGTCATGGCCAACTACGAGCCCGACCTCTCCCCCTCCGCGCCGCTCCTCTTCGCGCCGCCCGGCGGCGGCTACGGCATCGACCTGACCTGCGTCCTCCGCCGCCGGACCTACGCCGACACCCGCGGCCGCGTCACGCCCTACCTCCTCTACCTCGACCACGCCCACGCCGACATCGTCCTCGCGCTCCGCGGGCTCAACCTCGCCAAGGAGTCCGACTACGCGCTCCTCCTTGACAACCGCCTCGGCAAGCGCCGCTTCGACGGCGGCTACGTCCACAACGGCCTCCTCAGGGCCGCCGCCTGGGTGCTCGACGCCGAGTGCGACATCCTGAAGGAACTCCTCGAGAGGTACCCCGACTACACGCTCACCTTCACGGGTCATTCGCTGGGCGCCGGCATCGCAGCCATTCTCACCATGGTCGTCGTGCTCAACCTCGACAAGCTTGGCAACGTCGACAGGACCCGCACGCGCTGCTATGCCATGGCGCCGGCCAGGTGCATGTCACTCAATCTCGCCGTCAGATACGCCGACGTTATCAACTCGGTCGTCCTTCAG GACGACTTCTTGCCCCGGACGGCTACTCCTCTTGAAGACATTTTCAAGTCAATCCTCTG CTTGCCATGCCTCCTAGGTTTGAGATGTTTGAGAGATACATGTATACCCGAAGACGCTATGCTAAAGGATCCAAGAAGGCTTTATGCACCAGGCCGGATTTATCACATAGTGGAAAGAAGAATATGCAG GTGCGGAAGATATCCACCTGTAGTCAAAACAGCTGTGCCGGTGGATGGTAGATTTGAGCACATAGTTCTTTCCTGCAACGCCACAGTGGACCATGCCATTATTTGGATTGAGAGGGAGGCCCAGAAGGCTTTGGAT CTGATGCTGGAGGAGGAGGACACGCTGGCAGTGCCATCGGAGCAGCGGATGGAGCGGAACGAAACCCTACAGAAGGAGCACGTGGAGGAGCACAGGGCTGCTCTGCGCCGGGCCGTCACGTTGTCAGTGCCAGACGCGCGGTCACCATCGCCGTACGGTACGTTTGACGATGTTGGGCAGCATCACCACCAGCCAGAGAGGAGCGAGAGCTTCCCGCCGGCGGGGCCCAGGCAGCGTATGAGCTGGAACGACCTGATCGAGCGGGTGTTCGACAAAGACGAGGACGGCCAGATCGTGCTGCGCAGCTCGGTTCTTCTATGA
- the LOC136541744 gene encoding uncharacterized protein isoform X2 has translation MSLACGLPLLECVYCLACARWAWKRCLHSGEVDSATWGLASAADFEPVPRMCRLVMANYEPDLSPSAPLLFAPPGGGYGIDLTCVLRRRTYADTRGRVTPYLLYLDHAHADIVLALRGLNLAKESDYALLLDNRLGKRRFDGGYVHNGLLRAAAWVLDAECDILKELLERYPDYTLTFTGHSLGAGIAAILTMVVVLNLDKLGNVDRTRTRCYAMAPARCMSLNLAVRYADVINSVVLQDDFLPRTATPLEDIFKSILCLPCLLGLRCLRDTCIPEDAMLKDPRRLYAPGRIYHIVERRICRCGRYPPVVKTAVPVDGRFEHIVLSCNATVDHAIIWIEREAQKALDDHAETLEGPRQGPETRTERKNSKKRDGKLIW, from the exons ATGTCGCTGGCCTGCGGCCTGCCGCTGCTCGAGTGCGTCTACTGCCTCGCCTGCGCGCGCTGGGCATGGAAGCGCTGCCTCCACAGCGGCGAGGTCGACAGCGCCACCTGGGGCCTCGCCTCCGCCGCCGACTTCGAGCCCGTGCCGCGCATGTGCCGCCTCGTCATGGCCAACTACGAGCCCGACCTCTCCCCCTCCGCGCCGCTCCTCTTCGCGCCGCCCGGCGGCGGCTACGGCATCGACCTGACCTGCGTCCTCCGCCGCCGGACCTACGCCGACACCCGCGGCCGCGTCACGCCCTACCTCCTCTACCTCGACCACGCCCACGCCGACATCGTCCTCGCGCTCCGCGGGCTCAACCTCGCCAAGGAGTCCGACTACGCGCTCCTCCTTGACAACCGCCTCGGCAAGCGCCGCTTCGACGGCGGCTACGTCCACAACGGCCTCCTCAGGGCCGCCGCCTGGGTGCTCGACGCCGAGTGCGACATCCTGAAGGAACTCCTCGAGAGGTACCCCGACTACACGCTCACCTTCACGGGTCATTCGCTGGGCGCCGGCATCGCAGCCATTCTCACCATGGTCGTCGTGCTCAACCTCGACAAGCTTGGCAACGTCGACAGGACCCGCACGCGCTGCTATGCCATGGCGCCGGCCAGGTGCATGTCACTCAATCTCGCCGTCAGATACGCCGACGTTATCAACTCGGTCGTCCTTCAG GACGACTTCTTGCCCCGGACGGCTACTCCTCTTGAAGACATTTTCAAGTCAATCCTCTG CTTGCCATGCCTCCTAGGTTTGAGATGTTTGAGAGATACATGTATACCCGAAGACGCTATGCTAAAGGATCCAAGAAGGCTTTATGCACCAGGCCGGATTTATCACATAGTGGAAAGAAGAATATGCAG GTGCGGAAGATATCCACCTGTAGTCAAAACAGCTGTGCCGGTGGATGGTAGATTTGAGCACATAGTTCTTTCCTGCAACGCCACAGTGGACCATGCCATTATTTGGATTGAGAGGGAGGCCCAGAAGGCTTTGGAT GACCATGCTGAAACATTGGAAGGACCGAGACAAGGCCCAGAAACAAGAACAGAGAGAAAGAATTCAAAAAAAAGAGATGGGAAGCTCATCTGGTGA